Genomic segment of Hydra vulgaris chromosome 11, alternate assembly HydraT2T_AEP:
CACTTTGTGGCATTTAATGCGACACTTTTCTAGAAATTTTTGCGGCACAATTGTTGCATTTAATCAATGGCTATATATTTACGCTCTTTTTGCGCGacaaaactgttataaaaaaacttcaacattAGTGTTGCTCTAAATGCAACACTATAGATTATACACAAATCTGTGTTTTTCTAggctaatttaatttttttgaagtatatTTATGTGTGATTTATTCCGTCCATTTAAATCTTCACGTAGTATGAATATAACCGGGcgcaattaaataatttaaataaattaagttatttatattgaaaaataagtcATATACTAAATTACAAGTGTATATCAATTTGGCTTGCAAGAAAAACGGAATAATatcacaataaaatattaaaaactaaaatataaattttattttaattccgagttataatagtatttcttttaaaaaaaaatcagttcaaaCTCAAACTCAATACAGTGAATATTAATGTAAGAAGAAGTTGTAAAACCTTTATATGCAAAAGCGAagtttaaactttgaaaaatagatATCGCCGTCAGAGAAGAACCAAGAAGCCGAATGtcaacattttatgtttttttttttgtctattatcaataaatattcaggAGTGTGTGTTCCATAAatatatcacaaaaataaaattttaggaaatatttaaataataactttttggCAGAAAGTCTTTGCGaattagaatttaaaacttgattttcttgGAAACACAAAAATTGGACATACGGCCCCTTGGTTCTCGgctaacaatataataaaaataaacgagaaagtcttaaaaatactttaaaaaaacatatcgtttaatttaatgttaaacttttggtaatacttttttaaaaaaagaattgacgATAATTCCTTTGCTGCTTATTCCAAGAAATCCATAAACACAAATAAGTTCATGAGGAAAATTGacattaaatacataataagAGGCTAGTAGCAACTCAAAAGCAAAACTTATACTCGGTATGGCTTCCAACCGTATAGCTGTGTTATCGACTTTAATAAATAGACTGCCGCAACACTTGAATAAAATCGGTTGAAAAACTTTCTCAAAAACTCAAGGGAGCTTTCAAGACTGAGGTGCACATAaatgtttaagtaaaattttaaaaatgcagaaaatacaaagctcaaaaaattaatactttttcattataaaccaaatttaatttaaaaaaatgtatagaaaAAACCTACATCCAATAAAGCCAAAATTGTATCAGGATCCATTCTCGGATGCTTCTTGCCCTTCTGTGGAGGTGCTTTGAGAAGAAAAGGGAGCGCCTTAAAGGCAAGCAAAGTTGtatcttctaaataaaaatataaataattcagAGAACAACTCGTATATACTTATAGATTTTAATACGTagacagattttaaaaaaagcttcttTTGGATTAGATGGGCATATTAAACTaggaaataataaatgaaataggAAGAGAAAAGGAAACGCCACACTTTTGCAGATTGACACAGAGTCATGTTGCAGCAGCTTAGTACTTATGCAGATTGAAAATTATGCTGTAAAAATTCGCATTTAAACTATGAAGTTCTTATTGATTCATTCTCCCCACTTAGAGTagtagacatatatatataccttcatTATATTCGTCTTCtgataaagtatttttgaacATATTTGTCATTGTCAAATTGCTAGTAACAAAATATTGTGTTTGCACGTGTTAAAGCTATCATGCAATGTAATATTACTAGATGCCTCTTCAATGGAATGAAACTCTTTTATAATCtatgaaatgcaaaaaaaaaaaaaaaattattcttattaactAATCTAgcttaaattataaagtaaacaaGATTTACAAATGaactgcaaaaaattaaaaataacattcacagcatcatttatattaatgaatcTCGGAAACCGTCTTATAATTGAGGTTATTGATAAGTTGCTTGTTACCTGAATCCATGCTCTTCTTACCACTCTTGTATTAGCCATCATTTTTAGTAGACTCTCTTTGTTTGAAGTTGTTGGTTGAAGTTCTCGCAACGTTTGTTCAACTTTCTCTGACGAATTTAATAGAACAGTTTCGTCTCTGACAAAAAGTacattgattatatataaaaaaaaaataacttttgcttTATGCataaatagaataatttaattaattaattattaaaaattattttaattgaataagtattaaaaaattttaacaaatgaaatatatataattaataaacagtttttattattcataatatacaaaaattacgTATAATAGTAAACTATTTTATGGGTGACAGGAACAGTGttgcaaaattttgattgtcacaaagtttttctgttgcaaatttgtttgtcgaaaatataaaaaaggaataGTGTCGCAAATTGTTGCATTAATGATTGTCGAATAACAGAATAAGGAATTATCtcgcaaataaatttaatgaataatgttggaaataaaaaaaggaatgtTGCCAAGGAGTTTAATGAATagtgtcaaaaacaaaaaaaggtatagtgttgcaaatgaatttaatgaatagtgttttgaaaacaaaaaaaaggatagtgtcacaaacaaatttaatgaatagtgtcGAGAAACATTaggcttttttaatatattggaCACTATCCTGAAGTTCATTTTTCGACACTATTTCTGTCAccctattttattattaatgaacaaaatttattttgtaactaCTGTTATATTAACTAACTCACTGAAATAAGTCAATACTTTTAgaattaaattgaaatattgctttgaattttataaaaactttaatcaattcaacatttttatcaactggcaaaataaaaaaaatgtataggtGTACAAGtagtaattgaaatatataaaaaattgccaaataaaattataataagcaaaaaatactttttctttgacTCCACAATGTTTCTATATTGTCGCTACGGGATCTTCTTTGTCTAATGAACATTTCCAAAAAACCTGTATGTACTTTAGCATCATAAAAATGTTCCTAtggaatcaaataaaaacatatcattctaatatgtttgttgattttacaaaacatttgaTTGAGTTAGTgatgatataaaataatatcttatttaaaaatgacaaaaaaaattttaacttacaaAACCAGATGATGTTGCATTGTCACGAAGTATAGGGAAAGCAGTGACAAGTGGTTGACACAGTTGCAGTTTTCCTTCTTTAGATGGTCTGTCAGTCCTAAAGTATATAGTATACagtaatactataaaaaaattcagatcatagttttttaaaattagtctttggaaatgcttttattttttgtttgggTGATGTAATATATAACaagaatatatacttaaatttgtATGTAAggaatattttagataaaaacacatttaaaaaaagtatttggaattccaaaaatatccagaaaaaaaaaaaaaaaaaaaaacaacaaacaaactgAAACTTACACTTTGCAATTGCTCATAAGATATCTGCCGAGAatcttaactaaaaaaattatttctttattgtttatttccTCCATTCTTTTTAGCTTATCAACTAATTCTGCTCCTTTTATCTTTGTCATGgtcattttattaagtaatttagtATTGCTTCAATAGGCCAGCCCTacattatttgatatatatatatatatatatatatatatatatatattatatatatatatatatatatatatatatatatatatatacatatatatatatatatatataaatatatatatatatatatatatatatacatatatatatatatacatatatatatatatatatatatatatatatatatatatatatatatatatatatatatatatatctatatctatatctatatctatatctatatctatatatatatatatatatatatatatatatatatatatatatatatatatatatatatgtatatattatataaaatttgtttttatataatatatatatatatagatgtatatatatatatatattatataaaaacaaattttgttacgGAAATTAAAGTAGTAGCTTGTTGTGGTTGCTCTGCTATGATCTTCGTTGTAACATTTATTGgtatttcaatatatttgtttgttaacATTACTTTAGGTGTTgcaatattttcataattagcAGATGTTGATGATTGAGCATGGATCATTAAATTAGTAATCTTCTTGAAGCCATATTGAAaccaatttcttttaaatcattatcatcaagtaaaattaatatttctaGTGTTATACCTTCATCTATGTATGCatttacaaaaacatatatatatatatatatatatatatatatatatatatatatatatatatatatatatatatatatatatatataatagttaaaattttaaaagtatgctTTTGACGAACTTCAGATGTTATACTCATTTTGGTAACGCATGAAATAACTTTGCACAATTCTTCCATACTTGAATTACTGTAGAATAAACAAATGAATgaactgatttaaaataaattttttaatgctgcTAAGTTATGGAACTATTCTAAGGATTAgataacaaagataaaaaacaattgcaaaaaaaaaatagagccTAACAATGAAaggattaaacaattttaacttaacaaaataattcaataactATAGtggctaaaaacaaaaaaataactgtgACAATAATCAACAACAAAATCAACATGACATTGCAATAATTATTAGTCAAATAACCAAATATGGATCAAAACAATCAACATGGCAgtgcaataataattttttcattaatgctAATTAtggtattataaaaaatgtatacaaaagtTTAAACACTTCTTCAAATTATTCCTTAAACATATGATATTGTTGCCTTATATAATATGCATTTCCTTGATATGATAAAACAGGGTGGTCATCAACAAGTTCGTCCAACTTTATAACAAGATATGTATCTGGTTTGACATTTTTAACCAAAAAGCAGTGGCAATGCTCCACAAATTTAAGTGTGTTAAGCTTAGACACTACAACAAACCAGGAGGACTCATCCCTGATACTAAGAAAGCTGATAACTTTTCCAAAAACTGGATAATCTTCATCTTCACTAATAGTAAGATGGTGGTTTGTTTTGTATTGAAGAGATCCCcttttaattttgaatgcaATGAAAATATCATCAGTAGGTTTACAATAAAGATTGTCCAAAAGTACTTGTGAATAAAGAAGACTATGAATTGGTACCACATCTTGGCTttcagaaattattaaattacgCATATAAGCACTTGATAGTCTATAATGTAAGGCATTGTGTTAATATCTTTTGGCAAGAGTGaggcatatatttttaaaattgcttacaATATGTGCAgatcttttgaaaaatgaaatttttaggtCATATTTCAGACAGTTCATTCCAATAAGAGGTCCagaatttataataattgttggTAAATGAACCAAAAAATGATGTTTAGGACGAAGACGAGTGTGGTTcccaaaaagaaatttaaaattttccaaatgGCTGGCTACGATATATTTAAGGTATGTTACCATTCCTATTGTATATTTTggagcaaaaataaaatcaactaaaGTAGACAATTCTAGTAAAAACTTCCAATGTTCATCCTCCTCTGGAACTAAGTCACATATAATAAGCGGCAAATACAAAAGTAAGGACCAGATCTGCATGGCTTTCATACTTGGTGATAGCCCATGTCCTGGAACTTCCAATTTGTTCAGTTCTGGcgattcattttttttgtcaacattaACCATTGACCAAAAGTGAGATAGGCGATTGTTCAACTCACCAAAgggtaaaaaatcatttttggaCAGACAAACAATACAGGACAGCACCTAACTCTAAAACAACAACGCCTTTAAGTACAGTGTGCATGATATCTAAGCTAAAGTTTGTTGTGACATGAAACcgttttattgaatttaaaacacAAGCTTTCTTAACTCCTTTGCAGTGATTTTTATTCCCTGCATTGCCACTTTAAACATTTCCAACATCTATTTCATATTTTAGAATTGttctaatttcaaatttatcttCAGTAAAGTAGATTTGAATGTTATTACTAGTTGCATAGCATAAGGTACAAAAGTGGCTGCCAGAAAACGATTCAATAAAACCAAATATAGAGTTTAAAGCCAAATTGTCACAGGCAACCTGAGCAAGACTGGCGTAAACTCTATTCCTACCAATTATTGGAAATTCACTTGAAATGCCAATTTCacttaatttgttaatttcaaatgaaaatttttcaagAATAGCATCAAATCCATATACTTTAATATCATGAGAATAGCACAAAGCCACCAAATGAACATTTGTAAAACAGGAGTTATACTTTATAGGTAAATTTAAAACAGCAAAGTAAAAGACTACAATACTACACAGTGAAGGCTATCCACGAAGTGGATTAGATGTCCCCATTCCATcataaaacaaatgtaattttaaagaaatctcGCTGTAATCAATAAAAATCTCATGATTTTTACATGCTTGGCCatcagaaaagttttttataattccttttttttgtttattaaaatttaaagcatCCATATATTGGGCGTTATGAAGAAGTGATTTTAGCATTTGTTCTActgatatatattgaaaagtgtCATAAACAATCTTTGAAATTTCTTCAATAGTATCATGTCTAGGAGGGCCCATGTTGCATGTTTCAGGagttacaaaaaaagaattcttttcaaAGTGTTTATCTTGTTTATATAATGTATCAAGAAATTTGAGTGGCTCATTGCAATGTATAACACTACTTTCTAACTTACTCTTAAACAGTGTTAAAGTGAAATCATCTGCTCCAATGTCATCTAAAACTGATAAAGCAGTATTACCTATATAGGAAACTAATGATTGTGAAATATTGTTAACAGAAGCAATTACTTCAGGTATAATATAATACGGAACACTGATGTTTACTCGAAATGAAGAAACTAACGAAGAACCAATATATTCTGTTTTTTCATGATAAGTGTCAACTTGATGAGTAGAATTCTCTGGGAAACTAGGCAATGAATATTCTGCAAAACTAGGCAATAAAATGTTATGATTAAATGGATTACAGAAGGTAGATTTTAACTCAGGATTTAcatcaataaaatcattatCAATATTACGGTAACATTTTATATGTCTAACTAGCGACATGAAAGCTGTAAAGGTACATTTACAGCCATTCTGTAAACATTTAATTGGATAAACAATTTCACCAATACTATTATGACGTTGcagatgattttgaaaaaaactcaaCAGTTTCAAAGAAGCACCacatatatagcaaataaacattattataacttttttcagaaagaaaaactatatatatatatatatatatatatatatatatatatatatatatatatatatatatatatatatatatatatatatatatgtatatatatatatatatatatatgtatatatatatatatatatatatgtatatatatatatatatatatatatatatatatatattatatatatatatatatatatatatatatatatatatatatatataatggaaaaAGGTATgccaaccaaaaaaaaaacaataattgaatttttgaaatttgaaaaaagatttatttcttttaaataaatatataaatgatgaaaaagcactagaggcctttcaCTATTTTTATCAGTAGTGCTATGTTTAAtgctttatcaaattttttatttaactgtaGAAAGTTagataatagaaaaattaaattgctaTACTGTAACTATGAGTTAccattgtaacatttttttaaaaaggaagtCTCAATTAAATGtgtcatgtttttgtttatgtaaatgactttcatatgacaacaaatATTTCTCACTTTTTAATTCAAGGAAAACAAAGAGTTGGAAAAAAGGTTCTATAGTTTTGTTGTGCAATCTCTGGCATTCAAATACATGATTGTCAAATTGGTCTGTAGAATTTCCTGTTCTGCAACTGGAAATATGACCATTAGTACGgtttcttaaaatatatgtttttccAGTGTAAGTAGATAAACCATTACATgataaacactttatataataaataacatttttgctATTACAAGTAATGCGACTTTAAATATTCCAAATAGTTCCATTAGACGTCTCAAACGTATCAACTTCTTGTAAATATAATTGGCAAATTTTACaatgaatatttttacatttgaataaaCCCGTTTTTTTGATAGATGAAATTTTGAAGAAGTTAGTTGTCTAAGTAAATTTGGTGGTTGTTTGTAGGCAATTACTGGatgtatatttgaaaaaacctcCTTTACCCTTGCATTAGTAGATAGACTAAGTAAAAGGTTAGTTTCTGTTAAAATAAGCTGGCAGTTTAAATTGCTATAAAATAGTAACTacattttatagtaatttaaactgcattttatagcaatttaaaatttcatccATCAAAAAAACGGGTTTATTCAAATGTAAAGatatttgttgtaaaatttgCCAATTATATTTACAAGAAGTTGATACGTTGAGACGTCTAATGGAACTACTTGGAATATTAAAAGCTGCATTACTTGTAATagcaaaaatgttatttattatttaaagtgttTATCATGTAATGGTTTATCTACTTACACtggaaaaacaaatattttaagaa
This window contains:
- the LOC136086679 gene encoding uncharacterized protein LOC136086679 isoform X1 — protein: MTNMFKNTLSEDEYNEEDTTLLAFKALPFLLKAPPQKGKKHPRMDPDTILALLDCCGSLFIKVDNTAIRLEAIPSISFAFELLLASYYVFNVNFPHELICVYGFLGISSKGIIVNSFFKKVLPKV
- the LOC136086679 gene encoding uncharacterized protein LOC136086679 isoform X2, coding for MTMTKIKGAELVDKLKRMEEINNKEIIFLVKILGRYLMSNCKVTDRPSKEGKLQLCQPLVTAFPILRDNATSSGFEHFYDAKVHTGFLEMFIRQRRSRSDNIETLWSQRKKTKLFY